The nucleotide sequence CAGTGAGAAGCTGACCACCCATCAATGGCTGGCGATCGGCGCGATCATCCTCGCCTCGGCCGGTGCGGCGGCGACCATCAAACCGAAGGGCCCGGCTCACTAGACAGAACCGCCCGCGACGGGCTATGCCCCGTCTCTTAGGGCGCGCCCTACGTGAGCCTTGCCTCAGAGTCCGGGACCGATCACAGCGTGCGCAGCGCGCTGCTGATCGCCAACCCGTCTAGCTCGGCCAGGTAGTCGTCGAGCGTTAGCAGGCCGACGCAGGGCATCGCCCCGCGCGCCTCCAGACTGCCTGCCGCCAGCTTGCGCGCCAGGGCCACGGCGGCCATGCACGGGATGTTGGGGCCATCGTTGTGCAATGCCTGCAGTTCCCAGCAGAGGGTCTGCGCCTGCCCGGCCTGGTCCAGCCCACGCAGGCGTACGAACATGCCGGAGAGGCCATTGCCGAAGGGTTCGAGCATCACCGCGCCACGGCGCAGGAAGCCGGCCAGCGGCACGCCACTGCGCAGCAGGCCGCCGCGCACCAGCCAGGACAACAGCCAGGTGCCGAACTGGGTCACGCGCAAGCCCACGCCTGCCGAAAATCGCACGCTGCGCACAGCGGGGTAGCGCGCGGGGAACAGTTCGAGATCGGGAATATCGCAGTTGCCCACCCAGCGCCGTCCCAGCGGTGCGGCAAAGTCGTGTGGGCTGAGATCCTGCCAGCCGTGCACGGTCTGCCAACGCCCCTCGCGCCACTGGCTCAGCGGCTTGCCGCAGTAGTCGAGCACCGCGGCGAGGGTCGAAACGCCCGGGGTCTTCTCCGACGAGCTGATGCCATGCCAGATCTCGTCGAGCCGCGAGAAACGCGGCAGCAGGCTGTCGATCACCGCCGCGGCAAGCGCCGGCACCGAGCTGGCACCGGCGCAGACCAGCACGCCGGCCTCACGCGCCACCACATCCAGCTCGCCGATGGCGCAGACGAACTGCCGCGCATCGGCCAGGTCGGCGTAGTGCAGGCCCGCGGCGATGGCGGCCTTGGCGACCCGATAGTCCTGCCCCTGAAATGGCCCGGCCGTGGAAATCAGCATGCGGGCGCCGGTTTCGCGCAGGCGCTCGCTCAGCTCGGCGCTGTTCATGTCCAGCACCAACACCTCGGCGCCCGTCTCCCGGGCCAGCGCCTCCGCTTTGCGCCGGTCACGCCCGGCCACCCACACACGCATGCCAGGCATGGCGCACAGGCGGCGCACGATCACCGTGCCGAAGTTGCCGTAGCCACCGAGCACCACCACGCCGAAATCCCTTTCCGCCACGCTCATTCCTCGTCGTTGTTGAATTGCAGTTCGGCCAGCCGCGCATACAGCGGGTTACTCGCCACCAGTTCGCCGTGCGTGCCGATGGCCACCAGCTTGCCGTGTTCGATCACGGCGATGCGATCGGCGCTCTTCACCGTGGCCAGGCGATGGGCGATCACCAGCGTGGTGCGACCCTGCATCAGCGTCGGCAGGGCCTGCTGGATCAGGTGCTCGCTTTCCGCATCGAGGGCGCTGGTGGCCTCGTCGAGCAGCAGGATCGGGGCATCTACCAGCAGCGCGCGGGCAATCGCCAGGCGCTGGCGCTGGCCGCCGGACAAGCCGAGGCCGGCGTCGCCCAGGTGAGTCTGGTAGCCCTGCGGCAGACGCAGGATGAATTCGTGGGCGTGCGCGGCGCGGGCCGCAGCCTCGACCTCGGCCTGGGTGGCGTCGGGCTTGCCGTAGCGCAGGTTGTCCTCGACGGTGCCGAAGAACAGCGCCGGGTTCTGCGACACCAGGGCGAAGCTGCGGCGCAGATCGGCGGGGTCGAGCTGATCGATGGGCAGGCCGTCGACCCGCAGCTGACCTTCCTGCGGGTCGAAGAAACGCAGCAGCAGATCGAACAGCGTCGACTTGCCGGCACCGGACGGGCCGACCAGGGCCAGAGTTTCCCCCGGACGTACCTGCAGGCTGATGCCATCGATGGCGAAATGCTCGGGCCGCGAGGGATAGGAGAAGCGTACGGCGTCGAGTTCCAGCGCGCCGCTGACCCGCTGCGGCAAGTGCAACAGGCCCTCGCTCGGCGCGGTGATGATGCTGCGCGTCTGCAACAGCTCGGCAATGCGCTCGGCGGCACCGGCGGCGCTCTGCAGCTCGCCGATCACCTCGCTGATGGCGCCGAAGGCCATGCCGACGATCAGGCTGTAGAAGACGAAGGCGGCCAGGTCACCACCGGAAATCCGCCCGGCGATCACATCCATGCCGCCGACCCAGAGCATCACCCCGACCGCGCCGAGCACTAGGATGATCACCACGGTGACCAGCCAGGCGCGCTGCTTGATGCGCTTGCGCGCGGTGTCGAAGGCAGCCTCGGCGGTCTGGCCGAAACGGGCCTTGTCCTGGGCCTGGTGGTTGTACGCCTGCACCGTCTTGATCTGGCCAAGCGTCTCGCCGACGTAGCTGCCGACGTCCGCCACGCGGTCCTGGCTCTGCCGCGACAGCGCACGCACGCGGCGGCCAAAGATCAGGATCGGCGCCACCACCAGCGGCAGCGCGACGATGACGATGGCGCTGAGCTTGGGGTTGGTGATGAACAGCAGGACGATGCCGCCGAGCATCATGATGATGTTGCGCAGGGCCATCGACAGCGAGGAGCCGATCACCGTCTGCAGCAGGGTGGTATCGGCGGTCAGCCGTGACTGGATTTCCGAGGCACGATTGCTCTCGTAGAAGCCCGGGTGCAGCTCGATCAGGTGGTTGAACACGCGCTTGCGGATATCCGCGACGAAGCGCTCGCCAATCCACGAGACCAGGTAGAAGCGGCTGAACGTGCCGAACGCCAGCGCCAGTACCAGCACGAAGAACAGCCCGATGGAGTGGTTGAGCGCCTCCTGCGACTGGGTCGCCAGGCCCTGGTCGACCAGCAGCCGGATGCCCTGCCCCATCGACAGGGTGATGGCCGCAGTGAACAGCAGCGCCAGCAAGGCGCCGATCACCCGCCAGCGGTACGGCGCGACGAAACGCCCGGCCATGCGCAGGGCGTTGCGCTGGCGGGAGGACAGGATCGAAAGCATGGGGCACTCGCAGATGGGCCGCAGCCCAGGAATGGGACCAGATCGGGCTCGCGAGCCGACCGCTTCAGCCTACTGCATGACGACGGTCGGCCTCAGCAGCAGATGGGGGCGATAGCGCGCAACATCAAGCCGCCTCAATCGTGCAGGAAGCGCCCGGCGTGGTCGGCGGACGGCAACAGGCAACTGTCGTAGCGGCCGAACAGCCGGTAGCGATTCAGGGCGATGCGGTCGTAGGCCCAGTCGCGCAGCGCGCGCGGCAGCACACGCAACAACGCGGCCCAGCGCCACGGCGCCGGCAGCTGGGCGACGACGCGCAGCACCGCGTCGGAGCGCACGAACAGCACGCCGTTCTCGACATAGGCCATGGTGTCGAAGCGCTCGGTGGGCAAGCCGAAGTGCTGGAGGATTGCCTGGCCTTCGCTCGACTGCACCGACGCCAGCCTGAAACGCTGCGCACGGTCGTGGCGGATGAGAAACGTCGCCCAGCCATTGCACAGTTTGCAAACACCGTCAAAGAGCACCACGCGGTCGCCCGGCTGGGTGAACGGTGGCAGGTCGTAGGCGCTCATGCGGGCTCCTGTCAGGACGCGGGGAAACGGTAGTGGCCGATGATGGTGAAGCGGAACAGGATGTCTTCCTCCTGCGTGCCGCGGCCGATGTTGTGCAGCACCAGGGGGACGCCGGCGGCGCTGCGCTGGTCGGAGACGATGCCGATATGGGTCAGGCCGCGGCCCAGATCCCAGGTGACGATATCGCCAGCGCGGTAGGCGCCGGCCTCGTCGCTGATCGCCTGCGCCATGCCCTGGCGGCGGAACCAGGTCATCAGGTTCGGCACGCGGCGGTGGTCGATGTTGCGGTCGGTGCTGCGCAGCCCCCAGTTCTTCGGGTACGCCGAGAAATGCCCGCGCATGTCTTCGTGCACCGTTTTCTGCAGGTCCAGCCCCTGGGGGCGCAATGCGCGGATGACCACATC is from Pseudomonas sp. PDM14 and encodes:
- a CDS encoding saccharopine dehydrogenase family protein; the protein is MSVAERDFGVVVLGGYGNFGTVIVRRLCAMPGMRVWVAGRDRRKAEALARETGAEVLVLDMNSAELSERLRETGARMLISTAGPFQGQDYRVAKAAIAAGLHYADLADARQFVCAIGELDVVAREAGVLVCAGASSVPALAAAVIDSLLPRFSRLDEIWHGISSSEKTPGVSTLAAVLDYCGKPLSQWREGRWQTVHGWQDLSPHDFAAPLGRRWVGNCDIPDLELFPARYPAVRSVRFSAGVGLRVTQFGTWLLSWLVRGGLLRSGVPLAGFLRRGAVMLEPFGNGLSGMFVRLRGLDQAGQAQTLCWELQALHNDGPNIPCMAAVALARKLAAGSLEARGAMPCVGLLTLDDYLAELDGLAISSALRTL
- a CDS encoding ABC transporter transmembrane domain-containing protein, translating into MLSILSSRQRNALRMAGRFVAPYRWRVIGALLALLFTAAITLSMGQGIRLLVDQGLATQSQEALNHSIGLFFVLVLALAFGTFSRFYLVSWIGERFVADIRKRVFNHLIELHPGFYESNRASEIQSRLTADTTLLQTVIGSSLSMALRNIIMMLGGIVLLFITNPKLSAIVIVALPLVVAPILIFGRRVRALSRQSQDRVADVGSYVGETLGQIKTVQAYNHQAQDKARFGQTAEAAFDTARKRIKQRAWLVTVVIILVLGAVGVMLWVGGMDVIAGRISGGDLAAFVFYSLIVGMAFGAISEVIGELQSAAGAAERIAELLQTRSIITAPSEGLLHLPQRVSGALELDAVRFSYPSRPEHFAIDGISLQVRPGETLALVGPSGAGKSTLFDLLLRFFDPQEGQLRVDGLPIDQLDPADLRRSFALVSQNPALFFGTVEDNLRYGKPDATQAEVEAAARAAHAHEFILRLPQGYQTHLGDAGLGLSGGQRQRLAIARALLVDAPILLLDEATSALDAESEHLIQQALPTLMQGRTTLVIAHRLATVKSADRIAVIEHGKLVAIGTHGELVASNPLYARLAELQFNNDEE
- a CDS encoding thiol-disulfide oxidoreductase DCC family protein, coding for MSAYDLPPFTQPGDRVVLFDGVCKLCNGWATFLIRHDRAQRFRLASVQSSEGQAILQHFGLPTERFDTMAYVENGVLFVRSDAVLRVVAQLPAPWRWAALLRVLPRALRDWAYDRIALNRYRLFGRYDSCLLPSADHAGRFLHD
- a CDS encoding DUF1287 domain-containing protein, whose product is MRHLILALILLVAGPACAQAIQPEQLISAARSQVGVTLSYDPVYRRIDYPGGDVPLATGVCTDVVIRALRPQGLDLQKTVHEDMRGHFSAYPKNWGLRSTDRNIDHRRVPNLMTWFRRQGMAQAISDEAGAYRAGDIVTWDLGRGLTHIGIVSDQRSAAGVPLVLHNIGRGTQEEDILFRFTIIGHYRFPAS